The following are from one region of the Channa argus isolate prfri chromosome 6, Channa argus male v1.0, whole genome shotgun sequence genome:
- the LOC137129068 gene encoding nucleotidyltransferase MB21D2: protein MAAPALSGRAGSAGSLGNSPTMAAGRLPHGGGVGPELDFRSAARMEDLNRLIQEFSKHDQREYDDQRALEIHTAKDFIFSMLGMVQKLDQKLPVANEYLLLSGGVREGVVDMDLDELSVYARGTDYDMDFTLLVPALKLHDRNQPVTLDMRHSAIGHSWLSLRLFDEGTINKWKDCCTIVDHINGTTNYFFSPTLVADWFYQSISLVLLEVQKKPQRGMPRVEKVERNGTIISVILGVGSSRMLYDIVPVVSFKGWPAVAQSWLMENHFWDGKITEEEVISGFYLVPACSFKGRKENEWRLSFARSEVQLKKCISPSLMQAYQACKAIIIKLLSRPKAISPYHLRSIMLWACDRLPANYLAQDDFSAHFLLGLIDDLQHCLVNKMCPNYFIPQCNMLEHLSDETAMLHARKLSSVRSDPAEHLRTTIEHAKAANRLTVELQWRGSSNNLPSPQSDAGGESQPDDRLAKKLQQLVTENPGKSISVFINPDDVTRPHFRIDDKFF, encoded by the exons ATGGCGGCCCCTGCTCTCTCCGGCCGGGCTGGTTCGGCGGGCAGCCTCGGGAACAGCCCAACCATGGCCGCCGGTCGCCTCCCTCACGGCGGTGGCGTCGGGCCTGAGCTCGACTTCAGGTCGGCGGCCCGCATGGAGGACCTGAACCGGCTCATCCAGGAGTTCAGCAAGCACGACCAGCGGGAGTACGACGACCAGCGGGCCCTGGAGATCCACACGGCCAAGGACTTCATCTTCTCCATGCTGG GAATGGTCCAGAAGTTGGACCAGAAGCTTCCTGTTGCCAATGAGTACCTCCTCCTATCGGGGGGAGTTCGGGAGGGTGTGGTGGACATGGACCTGGACGAGCTGAGCGTCTACGCCCGTGGTACAGACTACGACATGGACTTTACCCTACTGGTCCCAGCACTCAAACTCCATGACCGCAACCAGCCAGTGACCCTGGACATGAGGCACTCGGCCATTGGCCACTCTTGGCTCAGCCTCCGCCTCTTTGATGAAGGAACCATCAACAAGTGGAAGGACTGCTGCACCATTGTTGACCACATCAATGGAACCACTAACTACTTCTTTTCTCCGACGCTGGTGGCTGACTGGTTCTATCAGTCTATATCTCTGGTGCTGCTGGAGGTGCAGAAGAAGCCGCAGAGGGGTATGCCAAGAGTTGAGAAGGTAGAGAGGAACGGGACCATCATCTCCGTCATCCTCGGCGTCGGGAGCAGCCGGATGCTCTATGACATTGTCCCCGTCGTGTCGTTTAAAGGCTGGCCCGCTGTTGCTCAAAGCTGGCTGATGGAAAACCACTTCTGGGATGGTAAGatcacagaggaggaggtgatCAGCGGCTTTTACCTTGTCCCTGCCTGCTCCTTTAAAGGCCGCAAGGAGAATGAATGGCGTCTATCGTTTGCTCGCAGTGAGGTGCAGCTAAAGAAGTGCATCTCTCCCAGTCTGATGCAGGCGTACCAGGCCTGTAAAGCCATCATCATCAAGCTGCTGTCCCGCCCCAAAGCCATCAGCCCCTACCACCTTCGCAGCATCATGCTTTGGGCCTGCGACCGCCTCCCTGCCAACTACTTGGCGCAGGACGATTTCTCGGCCCATTTCCTGCTGGGCCTGATTGACGACCTGCAGCACTGCCTGGTCAACAAGATGTGTCCCAATTATTTCATCCCTCAATGCAACATGTTGGAGCATCTGTCAGATGAGACGGCCATGCTGCACGCCCGCAAGCTCTCCTCTGTGCGCTCCGACCCAGCCGAGCACCTCCGCACCACCATCGAGCACGCCAAGGCAGCCAACAGGCTGACGGTGGAACTGCAGTGGCGAGGGAGCTCCAATAACCTGCCATCGCCGCAGTCGGACGCCGGTGGAGAGAGCCAGCCGGACGATCGGCTGGCCAAGAAGCTCCAGCAGCTCGTCACTGAGAATCCTGGGAAATCCATCTCAGTTTTCATCAACCCAGATGACGTCACACGACCGCACTTCCGTATCGACGACAAGTTCTTCTGA
- the parlb gene encoding presenilin-associated rhomboid-like protein, mitochondrial isoform X1 has translation MAWRSCSVLLRLTGEDVFQSSVKGGSRWPQSFQQRCGFRKATRKPEPRKGEEETGPTHTESSEAVVHRRTSTPHWDQQTPSGSPRAFGRLLRPFVFTVGFTGCSFGSAAIWQYESLKSRVQSYFDEIRADWLERMRPPKQGGVRKEINQWWNSLSEGQRTVTGIIAANAIVFCCWRVPSLQRSMIKYFTSNPASKALCSPMILSTFSHFSFFHMAANMYVLWSFSTSAVSMLGREQFMAVYLSAGVVSTFVSYVTKMATGRFGPSLGASGAIMTVLAAVCTKMPEANLAIIFLPMFTFTAANALKAIVALDTAGLVLGWRFFDHAAHLGGALFGIWYIQFGHELIWKNREPFVKLWHNLRTRGGPGRGGDQGGSV, from the exons ATGGCTTGGAGGAGCTGCTCCGTCCTGCTTAGACTAACCGGCGAAGATGTTTTTCAGAGCTCTGTGAAGGGAGGCAG CAGGTGGCCTCAAAGCTTCCAGCAGAGATGCGGTTTCAGAAAAGCCACCAGGAAACCAGAACCCAGGAAGGGTGAGGAAGAGACTGGACCCACCCACACAGAGTCCTCTGAGGCTGTGGTTCACCGACGGACCTCAACCCCACACTGGGATCAGCAGACTCCGTCTGGCTCCCCACGGGCATTCGGCCGACTCCTCAGACCGTTCGTCTTTACTGTGGGG TTTACAGGCTGCTCCTTTGGCTCAGCAGCCATCTGGCAGTATGAATCTCTCAAGTCCAGGGTCCAGAGCTACTTTGATGAGATCCGAGCGGATTGGCTGGAGAGGATGCGACCTCCGAAACAAGGGGGCGTCCGCAAAGAG ATTAACCAGTGGTGGAACAGCCTGAGTGAGGGTCAGAGGACAGTCACAG GCATCATTGCTGCTAACGCCATAGTGTTCTGCTGTTGGAGAGTACCCTCTCTGCAGCGCTCCATGATCAAGTACTTCACCTCCAACCCTGCCTCTA AAGCTCTCTGCTCTCCCATGATTCTCTCCACCTTCAGTCACTTCTCCTTTTTCCACATGGCCGCCAACATGTATGTTCTGTGGAGCTTCTCCACCAGCGCTGTGTCCATGCTTGGCAGAGAGCAGTTCATGGCCGTCTACCTATCTGCAG GTGTTGTTTCCACGTTTGTCAGTTATGTGACTAAGATGGCCACAGGGAGATTTGGCCCATCGCTGGGAGCG tctgGAGCCATCATGACTGTCTTGGCTGCTGTTTGTACCAAAATGCCCGAAGCCAATCTGGCCATAATCTTCCTCCCCATGTTCACCTTCACTGCTGCCAAT GCTCTAAAGGCCATTGTTGCCCTGGATACAGCTGGTCTGGTGCTTGGATGGAGATTTTTTGACCACGCTGCTCATTTAGGAGGAGCCTTGTTTGGAAT TTGGTACATCCAGTTCGGTCATGAGTTGATCTGGAAGAACCGAGAGCCTTTTGTTAAACTGTGGCACAACCTGAGAACCCGAGGAGGACCGGGAAGAGGAGGCGACCAGGGAGGATCCGTGTAG
- the parlb gene encoding presenilin-associated rhomboid-like protein, mitochondrial isoform X2, which translates to MAWRSCSVLLRLTGEDVFQSSVKGGRWPQSFQQRCGFRKATRKPEPRKGEEETGPTHTESSEAVVHRRTSTPHWDQQTPSGSPRAFGRLLRPFVFTVGFTGCSFGSAAIWQYESLKSRVQSYFDEIRADWLERMRPPKQGGVRKEINQWWNSLSEGQRTVTGIIAANAIVFCCWRVPSLQRSMIKYFTSNPASKALCSPMILSTFSHFSFFHMAANMYVLWSFSTSAVSMLGREQFMAVYLSAGVVSTFVSYVTKMATGRFGPSLGASGAIMTVLAAVCTKMPEANLAIIFLPMFTFTAANALKAIVALDTAGLVLGWRFFDHAAHLGGALFGIWYIQFGHELIWKNREPFVKLWHNLRTRGGPGRGGDQGGSV; encoded by the exons ATGGCTTGGAGGAGCTGCTCCGTCCTGCTTAGACTAACCGGCGAAGATGTTTTTCAGAGCTCTGTGAAGGGAGGCAG GTGGCCTCAAAGCTTCCAGCAGAGATGCGGTTTCAGAAAAGCCACCAGGAAACCAGAACCCAGGAAGGGTGAGGAAGAGACTGGACCCACCCACACAGAGTCCTCTGAGGCTGTGGTTCACCGACGGACCTCAACCCCACACTGGGATCAGCAGACTCCGTCTGGCTCCCCACGGGCATTCGGCCGACTCCTCAGACCGTTCGTCTTTACTGTGGGG TTTACAGGCTGCTCCTTTGGCTCAGCAGCCATCTGGCAGTATGAATCTCTCAAGTCCAGGGTCCAGAGCTACTTTGATGAGATCCGAGCGGATTGGCTGGAGAGGATGCGACCTCCGAAACAAGGGGGCGTCCGCAAAGAG ATTAACCAGTGGTGGAACAGCCTGAGTGAGGGTCAGAGGACAGTCACAG GCATCATTGCTGCTAACGCCATAGTGTTCTGCTGTTGGAGAGTACCCTCTCTGCAGCGCTCCATGATCAAGTACTTCACCTCCAACCCTGCCTCTA AAGCTCTCTGCTCTCCCATGATTCTCTCCACCTTCAGTCACTTCTCCTTTTTCCACATGGCCGCCAACATGTATGTTCTGTGGAGCTTCTCCACCAGCGCTGTGTCCATGCTTGGCAGAGAGCAGTTCATGGCCGTCTACCTATCTGCAG GTGTTGTTTCCACGTTTGTCAGTTATGTGACTAAGATGGCCACAGGGAGATTTGGCCCATCGCTGGGAGCG tctgGAGCCATCATGACTGTCTTGGCTGCTGTTTGTACCAAAATGCCCGAAGCCAATCTGGCCATAATCTTCCTCCCCATGTTCACCTTCACTGCTGCCAAT GCTCTAAAGGCCATTGTTGCCCTGGATACAGCTGGTCTGGTGCTTGGATGGAGATTTTTTGACCACGCTGCTCATTTAGGAGGAGCCTTGTTTGGAAT TTGGTACATCCAGTTCGGTCATGAGTTGATCTGGAAGAACCGAGAGCCTTTTGTTAAACTGTGGCACAACCTGAGAACCCGAGGAGGACCGGGAAGAGGAGGCGACCAGGGAGGATCCGTGTAG